A window of Apodemus sylvaticus chromosome 9, mApoSyl1.1, whole genome shotgun sequence contains these coding sequences:
- the Spp2 gene encoding secreted phosphoprotein 24, with translation MERAKLKTLVMVVLGMHSWCASGFPVYDYDPSSLQEALSASVAKVNSQSLSPYLFRATRSSLKRVNALDEDTLVMNLEFSVQETTCLRDSGDSSTCPFQRGYSVPTAACRSTVQMSKGQAKDVWAHCRWASTSESNSSEEMIFGDMARSHRRRNDYLLGFLSDEPKSERFHDRSLEIMRRGYPLPDRRFLNLHRRARINSGFE, from the exons ATGGAGCGGGCAAAGCTGAAGACGCTGGTTATGGTGGTGCTGGGCATGCACTCCTGGTGTGCCTCAG GTTTCCCGGTGTACGACTACGACCCTTCGTCTCTGCAGGAAGCTCTCAGTGCCTCAGTGGCAAAGGTGAACTCGCAATCCCTGAGTCCTTACCTGTTTCGGGCGACCCGGAGCTCCCTGAAGAGA GTCAATGCCCTGGATGAAGACACATTGGTCATGAACTTAGAGTTCAGTGTTCAGGAAACTACATGCCTGAGAGATTCTGGTGATTCCTCCACCTGCCCCTTCCAAAGGGGCTACTCTGTG CCAACAGCTGCTTGCAGGAGCACTGTGCAGATGTCCAAGGGACAGGCGAAGGATGTGTGGGCTCACTGTCGCTGGGCGTCCACATCCGAGTCCAACAGCAGTGAGGAG ATGATTTTTGGGGACATGGCAAGATCCCACAGACGAAGAAATGATTATCTACTTG GCTTTCTTTCTGATGAACCCAAAAGTGAACGATTCCATGACAGGTCACTTG AGATTATGAGGAGGGGATATCCTCTTCCTGATAGAAGGTTCCTGAACCTCCATCGCAGAGCAAGAATAAATTCTGGCTTTGAGTGA